The Salvia miltiorrhiza cultivar Shanhuang (shh) chromosome 1, IMPLAD_Smil_shh, whole genome shotgun sequence genome has a window encoding:
- the LOC131005387 gene encoding arabinosyltransferase RRA3-like isoform X2 yields the protein MIGGRREAALMKKDGGQSLRKSRIAAAIFVGILLGCVFAFFYPNGFFVSSSSPLSRRLVAASDPEVITSSCESSERINLLKSEFVSASEKNAELKRQVRELKEKLRFAEQGKDSAQKQVMVLGEQQKAGPFGTVKGLRTNPTVVPDESVNPKLAKLLEEVAVNREVIVTLANSNVKDMLEVWFKNIKRVGIPNYLVFALDEEIYSFCQSNDVPVYKKDVEEIKEDKNFESIARTGGNHAVSGLKFRILREFLQMGYSVLLSDVDIVYLQNPFEHLYRDSDVESMTDGHNNMTAYGYNDVFDEPEMGWARYAHTMRIWVYNSGFFYIRPTIPSIELLDRVAGRLARENAWDQAVFNEELFYPSHPGYEGLHASRRTMDYYMFMNSKVLFKTVRKNPQLRKLKPVIIHINYHPDKLWRMKAVVDYYVNGKQDALESFPDGSS from the exons ATGATTGGCGGTCGTAGAGAGGCCGCGCTGATGAAGAAGGACGGCGGCCAATCGCTGCGTAAATCGAGAATCGCTGCCGCGATCTTCGTCGGGATTTTACTCGGTTGCGTCTTCGCCTTCTTCTATCCGAACGGATTCTTCGTCTCATCGTCATCGCCGCTGAGTCGCCGCCTCGTCGCCGCCTCCGATCCGGAG GTTATTACTTCTTCATGTGAATCATCAGAACGCATCAACTTGTTGAAATCAGAGTTTGTCTCTGCTTCAGAGAAAAATGCAGAGTTGAAAAGGCAAGTTAGGGAGTTGAAGGAGAAGCTTCGGTTTGCTGAGCAAGGGAAGGATAGTGCACAGAAACAGGTGATGGTGTTAGGCGAACAGCAGAAGGCTGGGCCTTTTGGCACTGTTAAGGGATTGCGAACCAACCCCACAGTTGTACCTGATGAATCTGTCAACCCGAAGTTGGCCAAGTTACTGGAGGAAGTTGCTGTGAATCGTGAAGTCATTGTTACACTTGCCAATTCAAATGTTAAGGACATGTTGGAGGTGTGGTTCAAAAATATCAAAAGAGTGGGTATACCTAATTACTTAGTCTTTGCATTGGATGAGGAAATTTACAGTTTTTGTCAATCAAATGATGTTCCAGTATATAAAAAAGACGTAGAGGAGATAAAGGAAGATAAGAACTTTGAATCTATTGCAAGAACTGGAGGAAATCATGCTGTCTCAGGATTGAAATTTCGGATCTTGAGGGAGTTCTTGCAGATGGGATATAGTGTTTTGCTCTCAGATGTCGACATAGTCTACTTGCAAAATCCATTTGAGCATCTGTACAGGGATTCGGATGTGGAGTCCATGACTGATGGACACAATAATATGACAGCTTATGGATACAATGATGTTTTTGATGAACCTGAAATGGGTTGGGCTAGGTACGCTCATACAATGAGGATATGGGTTTACAACTCTGGGTTCTTCTATATTAGACCCACAATCCCCTCTATAGAGCTCTTGGACCGTGTGGCTGGTAGGCTGGCTCGAGAGAATGCTTGGGACCAGGCAGTCTTTAACGAAGAGCTTTTCTACCCATCACATCCTGGTTATGAGGGGCTTCATGCATCCAGAAGAACTATGGATTATTACATGTTCATGAACAGTAAAGTTCTCTTCAAAACCGTAAGGAAGAACCCACAATTGCGCAAGCTTAAGCCAGTCATAATCCACATAAATTATCACCCTGATAAGCTGTGGCGAATGAAAGCAGTTGTGGATTACTATGTGAACGGGAAGCAAGATGCTTTGGAGTCCTTCCCTGATGGTTCATCTTAG
- the LOC131005387 gene encoding arabinosyltransferase RRA3-like isoform X1, translating to MIGGRREAALMKKDGGQSLRKSRIAAAIFVGILLGCVFAFFYPNGFFVSSSSPLSRRLVAASDPEVITSSCESSERINLLKSEFVSASEKNAELKRQVRELKEKLRFAEQGKDSAQKQVMVLGEQQKAGPFGTVKGLRTNPTVVPDESVNPKLAKLLEEVAVNREVIVTLANSNVKDMLEVWFKNIKRVGIPNYLVFALDEEIYSFCQSNDVPVYKKDVEEIKEDKNFESIARTGGNHAVSGLKFRILREFLQMGYSVLLSDVDIVYLQNPFEHLYRDSDVESMTDGHNNMTAYGYNDVFDEPEMGWARYAHTMRIWVYNSGFFYIRPTIPSIELLDRVAGRLARENAWDQAVFNEELFYPSHPGYEGLHASRRTMDYYMFMNSKVLFKTVRKNPQLRKLKPVIIHINYHPDKLWRMKAVVDYYVNGKQDALESFPDGSS from the exons ATGATTGGCGGTCGTAGAGAGGCCGCGCTGATGAAGAAGGACGGCGGCCAATCGCTGCGTAAATCGAGAATCGCTGCCGCGATCTTCGTCGGGATTTTACTCGGTTGCGTCTTCGCCTTCTTCTATCCGAACGGATTCTTCGTCTCATCGTCATCGCCGCTGAGTCGCCGCCTCGTCGCCGCCTCCGATCCGGAG GTTATTACTTCTTCATGTGAATCATCAGAACGCATCAACTTGTTGAAATCAGAGTTTGTCTCTGCTTCAGAGAAAAATGCAGAGTTGAAAAGGCAAGTTAGGGAGTTGAAGGAGAAGCTTCGGTTTGCTGAGCAAGGGAAGGATAGTGCACAGAAACAGGTGATGGTGTTAGGCGAACAGCAGAAGGCTGGGCCTTTTGGCACTGTTAAGGGATTGCGAACCAACCCCACAGTTGTACCTGATGAATCTGTCAACCCGAAGTTGGCCAAGTTACTGGAGGAAGTTGCTGTGAATCGTGAAGTCATTGTTACACTTGCCAATTCAAATGTTAAGGACATGTTGGAGGTGTGGTTCAAAAATATCAAAAGAGTGGGTATACCTAATTACTTAGTCTTTGCATTGGATGAGGAAATTTACAGTTTTTGTCAATCAAATGATGTTCCAGTATATAAAAAAGACGTAGAGGAGATAAAGGAAGATAAGAACTTTGAATCTATTGCAAGAACTGGAGGAAATCATGCTGTCTCAGGATTGAAATTTCGGATCTTGAGGGAGTTCTTGCAGATGGGATATAGTGTTTTGCTCTCAGATGTCGACATAGTCTACTTGCAAAATCCATTTGAGCATCTGTACAGGGATTCGGATGTGGAGTCCATGACTGATGGACACAATAATATGACAGCTTATGGATACAATGATGTTTTTGATGAACCTGAAATGGGTTGGGCTAGGTACGCTCATACAATGAGGATATGGGTTTACAACTCTGGGTTCTTCTATATTAGACCCACAATCCCCTCTATAGAGCTCTTGGACCGTGTGGCTGGTAGGCTGGCTCGAGAGAATGCTTGGGACCAGGCAGTCTTTAACGAAGAGCTTTTCTACCCATCACATCCTGGTTATGAGGGGCTTCATGCATCCAGAAGAACTATGGATTATTACATGTTCATGAACAGTAAAGTTCTCTTCAAAACCGTAAGGAAGAACCCACAATTGCGCAAGCTTAAGCCAGTCATAATCCACATAAATTATCACCCTGATAAGCTGTGGCGAATGAAAGCAGTTGTGGATTACTATGTGAACGGGAAGCAAGATGCTTTGGAGTCCTTCCCTGATGGTTCATCTTA A
- the LOC131005348 gene encoding putative pentatricopeptide repeat-containing protein At3g18840, with product MRSLKEGLKFHAHAVKSGFLPRIVTANQLIDFYSKHSLTRDSHKLFDEMPDRNVFSWNTIISAYIRSRNLTKAKELFDSSPLKDSVTYNLVISGYARSDGCESNAIELFIQMQLDEDGARNDEFTLTTMLNLVAKLRVLRYGVQVHAFMVKSGNDRSGFALSSLIDMYSKCGSFWDACRVVNGRGGGEGMVDCVVKNALVAACCREGELETAKEIFLSDPELNDEVSWNTMIAGFAQNGREEGAVELFKCMALEGYRWNEHTFGSLLAACSALKSLKLGKEVHARVLKDGMYLNPFISSGIVDIYSKCGDMRSADRVVRATGMSNVFAVTSMIVGYAARGEMGEARRLFDSAVERNFVMWTAVISGYVRLQRCEDAFALFRVYAAEEATGLDGVILVSMLGACAVLAGVDPGKQIHGYMLRAGVAVDEKAMSALIDMYSKCGLLLYAERLFERVGIRDTIMYNVMIAGFAHHGHEHKAIRLFEEMVGRGLRPDGVTFIALLSACRHCGLVEAGERYFVCMSRDYGIEPEMDHYACMVDLYGRANEVVKAVAFMEKMPIEPDGVVLSAFLNACRGSRSVELARVAEEKVAEIGGDEGSRYFQVASVYAWGGEWGEKGRVMRRMREKEVKKVAGCSWIQLGGGVHSFRSGDRSHAQAEAVYSMLTQLYDKPSVDEDSSMLPFFSP from the exons ATGAGATCCCTCAAGGAGGGGCTGAAGTTCCACGCGCACGCCGTCAAATCCGGTTTTCTCCCAAGAATCGTCACCGCCAATCAACTCATCGATTTCTACTCCAAACACAGTCTTACCAGAGATTCCCACAAACTGTTCGATGAAATGCCTGACCGAAACGTGTTCTCTTGGAACACCATAATAAGCGCCTATATCAGAAGCAGAAATTTAACCAAAGCAAAGGAGCTTTTCGATTCTTCCCCGCTCAAAGATTCCGTCACGTATAATCTGGTGATATCGGGCTATGCACGCAGTGATGGTTGTGAAAGTAATGCTATTGAATTGTTCATTCAGATGCAGCTTGATGAAGACGGAGCTAGGAATGATGAGTTCACACTGACCACGATGCTTAATTTAGTGGCCAAGTTACGGGTTCTGCGGTATGGCGTGCAGGTGCATGCGTTTATGGTGAAGAGCGGGAATGATCGGAGTGGTTTCGCCTTGAGTTCTTTGATAGACATGTACTCGAAATGTGGGAGCTTCTGGGATGCTTGCAG GGTTGTTAACGGACGAGGAGGAGGCGAGGGCATGGTGGATTGTGTGGTGAAGAACGCCTTGGTTGCTGCTTGTTGCAGAGAGGGGGAGCTAGAAACAGCGAAAGAGATCTTCTTGAGTGATCCCGAGTTAAATGATGAGGTGTCGTGGAACACAATGATCGCGGGCTTTGCTCAGAATGGGCGCGAGGAGGGAGCAGTGGAGCTCTTCAAGTGTATGGCGTTGGAGGGCTACCGTTGGAACGAGCACACTTTCGGCAGCTTGTTGGCAGCTTGCTCTGCATTGAAGAGCTTGAAGCTTGGGAAGGAAGTTCATGCTCGGGTTTTGAAGGACGGGATGTATTTGAATCCGTTTATAAGTAGTGGCATTGTTGATATCTACTCTAAATGTGGTGATATGAGGTCTGCTGATCGTGTTGTTAGAGCGACCGGGATGAGCAACGTCTTTGCTGTGACCTCGATGATTGTGGGGTATGCAGCCAGAGGTGAGATGGGGGAAGCGCGGAGGCTCTTTGATTCGGCCGTTGAGAGGAATTTTGTGATGTGGACTGCTGTCATTTCTGGCTATGTGAGGCTGCAGAGATGTGAGGATGCTTTTGCTCTGTTCCGTGTGTACGCAGCGGAGGAGGCGACGGGTTTGGATGGTGTGATCCTCGTGAGCATGCTTGGCGCGTGTGCTGTGCTAGCCGGTGTGGATCCGGGGAAGCAGATTCACGGTTACATGTTGAGGGCCGGAGTTGCAGTGGATGAGAAGGCGATGAGTGCTTTGATTGACATGTATTCGAAATGTGGGCTTTTGCTGTATGCTGAGAGATTGTTTGAGAGAGTTGGGATTAGGGATACCATCATGTACAATGTGATGATTGCTGGCTTTGCTCACCACGGCCATGAGCACAAAGCTATCCGTCTGTTTGAGGAGATGGTGGGGCGGGGGCTTCGCCCCGATGGTGTCACGTTCATTGCTCTTCTATCCGCCTGCCGCCACTGTGGGCTAGTCGAAGCAGGTGAGCGTTATTTTGTGTGTATGAGTAGAGATTATGGTATAGAGCCTGAGATGGATCACTATGCTTGTATGGTTGATTTGTATGGAAGGGCTAATGAGGTAGTGAAGGCTGTGGCGTTCATGGAGAAGATGCCCATTGAGCCGGATGGTGTTGTGCTGAGCGCGTTTCTGAATGCTTGCAGAGGTAGCAGGAGCGTAGAGCTTGCGAGGGTGGCGGAGGAGAAGGTGGCGGAGATTGGTGGGGACGAGGGGTCGAGGTATTTCCAGGTGGCGAGCGTGTATGCATGGGGCGGGGAGTGGGGGGAGAAGGGGAGGGTGATGAGGAGGATGAGAGAGAAGGAGGTGAAGAAGGTTGCTGGGTGCAGCTGGATACAGCTTGGTGGTGGAGTTCATAGCTTTAGGTCAGGTGATAGATCTCATGCACAAGCAGAGGCTGTGTATTCTATGCTTACTCAACTCTATGATAAACCAAGTGTTGATGAAGACTCTTCAATGTTGCCTTTCTTCTCTCCCTAG
- the LOC131005436 gene encoding HVA22-like protein k yields MNFFGSNMPTDVGLRLLLCPLGSNIVVRTACCSVGVVLPVYSTFKAIETKDQDDQHKWLVYWAAYGSFTVAEIFTDKLLYWCPFYYHLKFAFLVWLQLPSVEGASVLYMNYLRPFLQKRQARLDQIVNFFYGEMVKFASKHEAEIQVTRSILMKILLSANQMVKEIMHPTQRQIGGPDQRVETSDSDSDSDSDRGD; encoded by the exons ATGAATTTCTTCGGATCCAACATGCCCACCGAC GTCGGGCTGCGGTTACTTCTTTGTCCACTTGGTTCCAATATTGTAGTTCGTACAGCATG CTGTTCGGTGGGGGTTGTCTTACCTGTTTATTCTACATTCAAGGCCATTGAGACGAAGGATCAAGATGACCAACACAAATGGCTTGTATACTGGGCTG CTTATGGATCCTTCACTGTTGCTGAGATCTTCACTGATAAGCTTCTATATTG GTGTCCTTTCTACTACCATTTAAAGTTTGCATTTCTTGTCTGGCTTCAACTGCCATCTGTTGAG GGAGCAAGTGTGTTGTATATGAATTATCTGCGGCCGTTCCTCCAGAAGCGTCAGGCCAGGCTTGATCAAATTGTGAATTTCTTCTATGGTGAAATG GTGAAATTTGCCAGTAAACATGAAGCAGAAATTCAGGTGACGAGGTCAATCCTTATGAAGATTTTGTTGTCAG CTAATCAAATGGTTAAAGAAATAATGCACCCTACGCAAAGGCAAATCGGAGGTCCTGACCAACGTGTGGAGACTTCAGATTCAGATTCAGATTCTGATTCTGATCGCGGAGACTGA
- the LOC131005342 gene encoding uncharacterized protein LOC131005342 produces MGSDKQNSGLLETLKMETVRTIFTHTYPYPHEHSRHAVIAVFIGCLFFISSDNMHTLVQKLDSNIKWWSMYACLLGFFYFFSSPFIGKTIKPSYSNFSRWYIAWILVAALYHLPSFQSMGVDMRMNLSLFITIYISSILFLLVFHIIFIGLWYIGLVARVAGRRPAILTILQNCAVISVACCVFYSHCGNRANIREKTFERRNSGWFTLWNKEERNSWLAKFVRMNEFKDQVCKSWFAPVGSANDYPFLSKWVIYGELTCSGGSCAESSAEISPIYSLWATFIGLYIANYVVERSTGWALTHPVSQKESEKLKKKQMKPDFLDMVPWYSGTSADLFKTVFDLLVSVTVFVGRFDMRMMQAAMSKVEDAAKQDDLLYDQFSEHDELWFDFMADTGDGGNSSYSVARLLAQPSLRVQSNGSLIILPRSNLLLIGGDLAYPNPSAFTYERRLFRPFEYALQPPLWYKEEHIATNKPELPSGMSLLKEYDGPQCFLIPGNHDWFDGLQTFMRYICHMSWLGGWFMPQKKSYFALQLPKGWWVFGLDLALHCDIDVYQFKFFAELIKEKVRDCDSVIIMTHEPNWLLDWYWDDVTGKNVSHLIRDHLRGRCKLRMAGDLHHYMRHSHVPSEKPTYVQHLLVNGCGGAFLHPTHVFSNFDSLYGASYESKAAYPSFEDSSRIALGNILKFRKKNWQFDFIGGIIYFLLAFSMFPQCKLDHILQADTFSGHLKSFFGSVWDALIYMLGRSYVSSAGAFFLLVTAVTFVPSKLSRKRKLSIGILHMSAHLSAALILMLLLELGIETCIRHKLLATSGYHTLYQWYRSVESEHFPDPSGLRPRIEQWTLGLYPACIKYLMSAFDVPEVMAVTRSNICKNGMESLSRGGAVIYYASVFLYYWVFSTPIVSLVFGSYLYICINWLHIHFDEAFSSLRIANYKSFTRFHINLKGDLEVFTLAVDKVPKEWKLDPSWEGESKQQPNLSHQRKFPSKWRSISSQHDPINTVKIVDHFVVEQTVTPEFEPVNGSVSH; encoded by the exons ATGGGCTCTGACAAACAGAACTCTGGTTTATTGGAGACTCTAAAGATGGAGACAGTTAGGACTATATTCACTCACACGTATCCATATCCACATGAACATTCACGGCATGCTGTCATTGCTGTTTTTATAGGTTGCCTATTTTTCATATCATCAGATAACATGCACACTCTTGTTCAGAAGCTAGACAGCAATATTAAGTGGTGGTCTATGTATGCGTGCTTGCTGGGGTTcttctatttcttttcttccccTTTTATAGGCAAAACGATCAAACCGAGTTATTCAAACTTCAGTCGCTG GTATATAGCATGGATACTGGTGGCTGCTTTATATCATCTTCCTAGTTTTCAATCAATGGGAGTTGATATGCGGATGAATCTTTCTTTGTTTATAACCATCTATATATCTTCCATTTTATTTCTTCTTGTATTTCACATTATATTCATTGGCCTCTGGTATATTGGCCTTGTTGCTCGGGTGGCTGGAAGAAGACCTGCAATTCTGACAATCCTTCAAAATTGTGCT GTTATAAGTGTAGCATGTTGTGTATTTTATAGCCACTGTGGCAACCGTGCTAATATTAGAGAAAAGACATTTGAAAGAAGGAATTCTGGCTGGTTTACACTGTGGAACAAGGAAGAGAGGAATTCATGGCTTGCAAAATTTGTTCGCATGAATGAGTTCAAAGATCAAGTTTGTAAATCATGGTTTGCTCCAGTTGGATCCGCTAATGATTATCCATTTTTATCAAAATGGGTCATTTATGGAGAG CTGACTTGTAGCGGTGGCTCGTGTGCAGAATCGTCAGCTGAAATTTCACCTATATATTCATTGTGGGCCACTTTTATAGGTCTCTACATCGCAAATTATGTTGTTGAGAGATCAACAGG TTGGGCTCTTACTCACCCTGTATCCCAAAAAGAATCTGAGAAGTTGAAAAAGAAGCAAATGAAGCCTGATTTTCTGGATATGGTTCCTTGGTACTCAGG GACGTCTGCTGATTTATTTAAGACAGTTTTTGACCTGCTGGTATCAGTGACTGTGTTTGTTGGGCGTTTCGACATGCGCATGATGCAG gcTGCAATGAGCAAGGTCGAAGATGCAGCTAAGCAAGATGATCTTTTGTACGACCAATTCAGTGAACACGACGAATTGTGGTTTGATTTTATGGCCGATACTGGCGATGGTGGCAATTCTTCTTATAGTGTGGCACGGCTTCTTGCTCAGCCTTCTCTTAGGGTTCAAAGTAATGGTTCCCTGATTATTTTGCCACGAAGTAACTTGCTTCTTATTGGGGGTGATCTTGC GTATCCTAATCCATCTGCATTTACATATGAGAGACGCCTTTTTCGTCCCTTTGAATATGCTCTTCAGCCTCCTCTGTGGTATAAGGAGGAACATATAGCTACAAATAAACCAGAATTGCCTTCTGGGATGTCATTATTGAAGGAGTATGATGGGCCTCAGTGCTTTCTTATACCTGGAAATCATG ATTGGTTTGATGGGCTTCAAACATTTATGCGGTATATTTGTCATATGAGTTGGTTAGGCGGATGGTTTATGCCCCAAAAGAAAAGTTATTTTGCCCTTCAGTTGCCAAAAGGATGGTGGGTCTTTGGACTTGACCTTGCTCTTCATTGTGATATTGATGTCTACCAATTCAAGTTCTTTGCGGAACTGATTAAAGAAAAG GTGCGTGATTGTGATTCTGTTATCATCATGACTCATGAGCCTAATTGGTTACTTGATTGGTACTGGGATGATGTCACTGGGAAGAACGTTTCACACTTGATACGTGACCATTTAAGAGGGAGGTGCAAACTACGAATGGCTGGGGACTTGCATCATTACATGCGCCATTCTCATGTTCCCTCAGAGAAGCCCACTTACGTTCAGCATTTACTTGTTAATGGTTGCGGTGGAGCATTTTTGCACCCAACTCATGTTTTCAGCAATTTTGATAGTTTATATGGAGCATCTTATGAAAGCAAGGCAGCTTATCCATCTTTTGAAGACTCAAGCAGG ATTGCTTTAGGAAACATATTAAAGTTTCGGAAGAAAAACTGGCAGTTTGACTTCATAGGCGGCATTATATATTTTCTGCTGGCCTTTTCCATGTTTCCACAG TGTAAGCTGGATCACATCTTACAGGCTGATACGTTTTCTGGTCACTTGAAGAGCTTCTTCGGATCAGTATGGGATGCTTTGATCTATATGCTTGGACGCTCATATGTATCCTCGGCTGGTGCTTTCTTTTTGCTGGTCACTGCTGTCACATTTGTGCCTTCAAAACTGTCCCGCAAGAGAAAATTATCAATAGGCATTCTCCATATGTCTGCACACCTTTCTGCTGCCTTGATTCTCATGCTGCTTTTGGAATTGGGTATCGAGACTTGCATCAGGCATAAATTGTTGGCAACTTCAG GCTACCATACTCTGTATCAATGGTATCGATCTGTGGAAAGTGAGCATTTTCCCGACCCATCTGGCCTACGACCACGTATTGAGCAATGGACACTCGGCCTTTATCCAGCATGCATTAAGTATCTGATGTCGGCATTTGATGTTCCTGAG GTCATGGCAGTCACCAGGAGCAATATCTGCAAGAACGGCATGGAGTCACTTTCTCGAGGAGGGGCCGTGATTTATTATGCTTCCGTCTTCCTTTATTACTGGGTCTTCTCAACTCCGATCGTTTCATTGGTTTTTGGAAGCTACCTATACATCTGCATCAATTGGCTTCACATACACTTTGACGAGGCTTTCTCTTCACTCCGCATTGCTAACTACAAGTCGTTTACTCGGTTCCATATCAACTTAAAAGGTGATCTTGAAGTTTTCACCCTCGCTGTGGATAAG GTGCCGAAAGAGTGGAAGCTGGATCCGAGTTGGGAAGGTGAATCGAAGCAACAACCTAACCTTAGCCACCAGAGAAAATTTCCCAGCAAATGGAGATCGATCTCGTCTCAGCACGACCCCATCAACACTGTAAAGATCGTCGATCACTTTGTTGTCGAACAAACAGTAACACCCGAATTCGAACCAGTTAATGGATCAGTATCTCATTGA